Proteins from a genomic interval of Clostridium sp. M62/1:
- a CDS encoding SDR family NAD(P)-dependent oxidoreductase encodes MNLFDIKGKKAIVTGGSRGLGYGMAEGLMEAGCETVIIGVSDRVFRTAQEFRERGLSCQAVRADLGDREEMEPCFKKAVELLGGRLDILVTAHGIQSRHRSEEFPLEDWSRVLDVNLTAVFMLGQMAARQFMEQGEGGKIITVSSMLSFFGGFTVPAYAASKGGVAQLTKALCNEWAGKGITVNSLAPGYMATDMNEALLDPENPRNAEITGRIPAGRWGTGEDMKGR; translated from the coding sequence ATGAACTTATTTGATATAAAGGGGAAAAAAGCGATTGTGACAGGGGGCAGCAGAGGCCTTGGATACGGGATGGCAGAGGGGCTGATGGAGGCAGGCTGCGAAACGGTAATCATTGGAGTCTCAGATCGTGTTTTCCGCACAGCACAGGAGTTTCGGGAGAGGGGACTTTCCTGTCAGGCAGTGAGGGCAGATCTGGGAGACCGGGAGGAGATGGAACCCTGTTTTAAAAAGGCGGTAGAATTGCTGGGAGGACGGCTGGATATTCTTGTGACAGCCCATGGCATACAGAGCCGCCACAGATCAGAAGAATTTCCTCTGGAAGACTGGAGCCGTGTGCTGGACGTAAACCTGACCGCCGTCTTCATGCTGGGCCAGATGGCGGCCAGACAGTTCATGGAGCAGGGGGAAGGAGGGAAAATTATTACCGTGTCCTCTATGCTTTCTTTTTTCGGAGGCTTTACCGTTCCTGCCTATGCAGCGTCAAAGGGAGGGGTTGCACAGCTGACCAAGGCACTCTGCAATGAGTGGGCAGGCAAAGGAATCACCGTAAACTCTCTGGCTCCCGGATATATGGCAACCGACATGAATGAGGCGCTGTTAGACCCGGAAAATCCGAGAAATGCAGAGATTACCGGGAGGATTCCTGCAGGCCGGTGGGGAACAGGAGAGGATATGAAGGGTCGGTGA
- a CDS encoding sugar kinase codes for MGKVLLFGEPMALLISDTAGPLAEAGHFSRAMSGAEVNVSIGLVRLGHEVTYLTRLGDDPFGHYIEKRLRENGIGTEWLTFDSEYRTGIQLKGRAENGQDPDTFYYRKGSAASHITAAQVERIDLSGIDHVHVTGIPPALSESAREASFCLMARARARGIYTSFDPNLRPCLWTSEEEMRQVINELSSLADMVLPGRAECRILCRTDDMDEAADFYQNTGVKTVIIKNGSRGAYVRDGNESFQIPGYRVEKVIDTVGAGDGFAAGVISGRLEGLSMLEMVRRGNAIGALQVMNIGDNEGLPDRTRLELFQGGRTSTQKRF; via the coding sequence ATGGGAAAAGTATTATTGTTCGGCGAGCCAATGGCTCTGCTGATTTCTGACACTGCGGGCCCCCTGGCAGAGGCGGGACATTTTTCCAGGGCAATGTCCGGAGCGGAGGTCAATGTCTCCATCGGGCTGGTGCGCCTGGGACATGAGGTCACCTACCTGACAAGGCTGGGGGATGACCCGTTTGGGCACTATATAGAAAAACGGCTCAGAGAAAACGGAATTGGAACAGAATGGCTTACCTTTGACAGCGAGTACCGGACGGGGATCCAGCTGAAGGGGAGAGCGGAAAACGGGCAGGATCCGGATACCTTTTACTACAGGAAGGGCTCCGCTGCCTCCCACATTACGGCTGCACAGGTGGAGCGGATTGATCTGTCCGGGATAGACCATGTACATGTGACTGGAATTCCTCCGGCTTTATCGGAATCTGCCAGAGAAGCATCCTTCTGCCTGATGGCCAGGGCCAGGGCCCGGGGGATTTACACCAGCTTTGACCCGAACCTCAGGCCATGCCTCTGGACCAGTGAAGAGGAAATGCGTCAGGTGATCAACGAGCTGTCCTCTCTGGCGGACATGGTTCTGCCGGGGCGGGCAGAATGCCGGATCCTTTGCCGGACTGACGATATGGATGAGGCTGCCGATTTTTATCAGAATACAGGTGTAAAAACGGTTATCATAAAAAACGGAAGCAGAGGAGCATATGTGAGAGACGGAAACGAATCCTTCCAGATACCTGGCTACAGGGTGGAAAAGGTGATCGATACGGTAGGAGCCGGAGACGGGTTTGCGGCGGGCGTGATCAGCGGAAGGCTGGAAGGGCTTTCCATGCTGGAGATGGTGCGGAGAGGAAATGCCATAGGCGCCCTTCAGGTGATGAATATCGGGGACAACGAGGGACTCCCTGACAGAACGAGGCTGGAACTGTTTCAGGGCGGAAGAACATCTACACAGAAGCGGTTTTGA
- the rpmE gene encoding 50S ribosomal protein L31: MKEGIHPAYYQAKVVCNCGNEFVTGSTKKDIHVEVCSKCHSFYTGQQKAASARGRIDKFNRKYGINAN; the protein is encoded by the coding sequence ATGAAGGAAGGAATCCATCCAGCTTATTATCAGGCAAAGGTTGTTTGCAACTGCGGCAACGAGTTCGTAACAGGTTCTACTAAGAAGGACATCCACGTGGAGGTTTGCTCCAAGTGCCATTCTTTCTACACAGGACAGCAGAAGGCTGCATCCGCTCGCGGACGTATCGATAAGTTCAACCGCAAGTACGGTATCAATGCAAACTAA
- a CDS encoding bifunctional 4-hydroxy-2-oxoglutarate aldolase/2-dehydro-3-deoxy-phosphogluconate aldolase yields the protein MEFEKVLEQIGQIGILPVVKIEAREQAAPLAECLVRAGFPAVEITFRTGACTEAIREIKKKVPGVLVGAGTVETEKQAREAMEAGAEFLISPGWNRTLARAFRDLPYIPGCQTPGEVQEAREMGYSTVKIFPAECCGGISYLKTLSSVFSGMKFIPTGGITAETFSGYLKLPSVLACGGSFMAPEKLIKEENFAAIGERCRNAAEKLFGFHIAHVGINCEGREEAAGIAQVLQEWFGFEPAENSSSIFAGTSVEIMKEPYLGAKGHIAIAACFPERAKSYLERKGVRFREESAVYREGGELQAIYFEREIGGFAVHLVRKA from the coding sequence ATGGAGTTTGAAAAGGTACTGGAACAGATTGGACAGATTGGCATCCTTCCCGTTGTAAAAATTGAGGCGCGGGAGCAGGCGGCGCCTCTGGCAGAATGCCTTGTGAGGGCAGGCTTTCCCGCTGTGGAAATTACCTTCCGCACCGGCGCATGTACGGAGGCAATAAGAGAGATTAAAAAAAAGGTTCCCGGGGTATTGGTGGGGGCCGGGACGGTAGAGACAGAAAAACAGGCCCGGGAAGCCATGGAGGCAGGGGCGGAATTTCTGATAAGCCCGGGATGGAACCGGACTCTTGCCAGGGCCTTCAGAGATCTCCCCTACATACCCGGCTGCCAGACTCCGGGAGAAGTGCAGGAGGCCAGGGAGATGGGGTATTCGACCGTGAAAATTTTTCCGGCAGAATGCTGCGGAGGAATTTCCTATCTGAAAACTTTATCATCTGTGTTTTCAGGCATGAAGTTTATCCCAACGGGAGGAATTACGGCAGAGACTTTTTCCGGTTATCTGAAGCTCCCGTCTGTGCTGGCGTGCGGCGGCAGCTTTATGGCTCCGGAAAAACTGATAAAGGAGGAGAATTTCGCTGCCATCGGGGAGCGGTGCCGGAATGCAGCAGAAAAGCTGTTTGGTTTTCACATTGCCCATGTAGGAATTAACTGTGAGGGAAGAGAAGAGGCGGCCGGGATCGCCCAGGTGCTGCAGGAGTGGTTTGGCTTTGAGCCGGCAGAAAATTCCTCCTCCATATTCGCGGGAACCAGTGTAGAAATTATGAAGGAGCCCTATCTCGGCGCGAAAGGGCATATTGCGATTGCGGCGTGCTTTCCGGAAAGGGCAAAAAGTTATCTGGAGAGAAAAGGCGTGCGATTCCGGGAGGAGAGCGCCGTATACAGGGAAGGAGGAGAACTTCAGGCTATCTATTTCGAGAGAGAGATCGGCGGATTTGCGGTTCATCTTGTGAGAAAGGCATAG
- a CDS encoding C-terminal binding protein: MKIYVTDCDHADMNIEKKIFEEAGLSFEHCKAVTEDEVIRSCPDGEIFLVQYAHITEKVMENIPSLKLIVRYGVGVDTVDLEAAARHGIQVCNVPDYGMNEVADQAAAMLLALKRKLTVMNRYTREEKWDYTKAIPIHRFSEQTVGIVGLGRIGRCFASRVHAFGFRILGYDPVYKEIPGMDYIQMTDFGTLLEESDAISVHCPADGNRNLFAEAQFRRMKKEAVIINVSRGGIINERALDQALSEERIAGAGLDCLEKEPMEAGNPLLRHENLIVTPHMAWYSEEAAKELKRKVAEEAVRFVKGEAVRYPVNQAGRKK; this comes from the coding sequence TTGAAAATTTATGTGACAGACTGTGATCATGCAGACATGAATATCGAAAAGAAAATTTTTGAGGAGGCGGGGCTGTCTTTTGAACACTGTAAGGCAGTGACGGAGGATGAGGTTATCAGAAGCTGCCCGGACGGAGAGATTTTTCTGGTACAATACGCCCACATTACAGAGAAGGTAATGGAAAATATTCCATCCCTGAAACTAATCGTGCGCTATGGCGTAGGGGTGGATACAGTTGACCTGGAGGCGGCCGCAAGACATGGGATACAGGTGTGCAATGTTCCCGATTACGGGATGAATGAAGTGGCAGATCAGGCTGCCGCCATGCTTTTGGCCCTGAAGCGAAAACTGACGGTGATGAACCGGTACACCAGGGAAGAAAAATGGGATTACACGAAAGCGATCCCCATTCACCGCTTCAGCGAGCAGACAGTTGGAATTGTGGGTCTTGGCAGAATCGGCAGGTGCTTTGCCTCCCGTGTCCACGCATTTGGATTTCGCATATTGGGTTACGATCCCGTTTATAAGGAGATCCCGGGAATGGATTATATCCAGATGACCGATTTCGGAACTCTGCTCGAAGAGTCGGATGCCATCTCTGTCCACTGCCCGGCAGATGGGAACAGGAATCTGTTTGCAGAAGCGCAGTTTCGCCGGATGAAAAAAGAGGCGGTGATTATCAATGTGTCACGGGGCGGGATTATCAACGAGAGGGCTTTGGATCAGGCGCTGAGCGAGGAAAGGATAGCGGGAGCAGGGCTGGACTGTCTGGAAAAAGAACCGATGGAGGCGGGAAACCCTCTGCTTCGCCATGAGAACCTGATTGTCACTCCCCATATGGCTTGGTATTCGGAGGAGGCTGCAAAGGAGTTGAAGAGAAAGGTTGCCGAGGAGGCCGTCCGCTTTGTTAAGGGGGAGGCTGTGAGGTATCCGGTAAACCAGGCTGGGCGAAAAAAATAA
- a CDS encoding zinc-dependent alcohol dehydrogenase: MKALVYAGAKKAEVREVPEPQKKEGTIRLEIQYCGVCGSDVGIWLGTHPRAKAPLIFGHEFLGIAAEDGKHIKKGDRVVPYPLLSCGRCLACRSGNEHVCNTLGLIGIDTDGGMCNTAYVDESVLVKVPKGVSDRAAVLIEPLAVLVHGIHMSGFQMMDTAVVIGAGPIGILCGIVLKWAGASKIFISDLAEKRLHLAEELGMIPVNPEKENLEKLVKEATGGEGCDVLFECSGAASAAMEMSEITRVRGKICVVSIHKKPHEVNLQSINFKEQTLAGTRVYTREEFRQAAELTKELEPQLQRVVTHIVPLEESDKVFDMIGDPDCGTVKVAVDCRRR, encoded by the coding sequence ATGAAGGCATTAGTCTATGCGGGTGCAAAAAAAGCAGAGGTTCGGGAGGTGCCGGAGCCTCAGAAAAAGGAAGGAACTATACGGCTTGAGATACAGTACTGCGGCGTCTGCGGATCAGATGTGGGAATCTGGCTGGGAACACATCCCAGGGCCAAGGCCCCTCTGATTTTCGGGCATGAGTTCCTGGGTATCGCTGCGGAGGACGGAAAACATATAAAGAAGGGGGACCGGGTTGTGCCCTATCCTCTGCTGTCCTGCGGCCGCTGTCTGGCATGCAGGAGCGGAAATGAGCATGTGTGCAATACACTTGGCTTAATTGGGATTGATACGGACGGCGGAATGTGCAATACTGCTTATGTAGATGAGTCAGTTCTGGTTAAAGTTCCAAAGGGCGTCAGCGACCGGGCGGCTGTGCTGATCGAACCCCTGGCTGTGCTGGTTCACGGGATTCACATGTCAGGCTTCCAGATGATGGACACGGCAGTGGTGATCGGAGCAGGGCCCATAGGAATCCTCTGCGGAATTGTCTTAAAATGGGCAGGCGCATCAAAAATTTTCATCTCTGATCTGGCTGAAAAACGCCTTCACCTGGCAGAGGAGCTGGGAATGATACCCGTCAACCCGGAAAAAGAAAATCTGGAGAAGCTGGTGAAGGAGGCCACAGGAGGGGAAGGCTGCGATGTACTCTTCGAGTGCAGCGGTGCTGCCTCCGCTGCCATGGAGATGTCAGAGATTACCCGGGTGAGAGGGAAAATCTGTGTGGTATCCATTCATAAAAAGCCCCACGAGGTCAACCTGCAGAGCATAAATTTTAAGGAACAGACACTGGCGGGAACCAGAGTATACACCAGAGAAGAATTTCGCCAGGCGGCAGAGCTGACCAAGGAGCTGGAACCACAGCTTCAGCGGGTGGTAACTCATATTGTCCCCCTGGAAGAAAGTGACAAGGTGTTTGATATGATCGGCGATCCGGACTGCGGGACAGTCAAGGTCGCGGTAGACTGCAGGAGGCGGTAA
- a CDS encoding LacI family DNA-binding transcriptional regulator, which produces MKQLTIKDIAAQANVSTTTISRFLNGKYDSMSLETKTRIEQIIKESGYRPNNIARSLKSKYSRLIGVIISDISNPFFSTLLDTINQRALKAGYSLLISISNNSASSELKLLRKHLDNSVDGLLINTVGGNNEVISQISQSLPVVLLDRDIEGLGLPVVTSNNRQLMEDILLHLKEEQFDQVVLLTEALDTSSIRKLRADAFQEICARLDFEGKVFEIEPKNRKQIEKLTAALVSKDRITAFIAANTLVLQALLEQISKKGWQIGSDLGIVSFDDFPWSSFIGISSVQQDSVKIGSEAFKILLNAINTDNASGKKGSECEKIVPGRFHIRQSSINKKRLEP; this is translated from the coding sequence ATGAAGCAATTAACAATAAAAGATATTGCCGCCCAGGCGAACGTGAGCACGACCACCATCTCACGCTTTCTGAACGGCAAGTACGATTCCATGTCCCTGGAGACAAAGACCCGGATCGAACAGATTATAAAGGAGAGCGGCTATAGGCCGAATAATATTGCCAGAAGCCTGAAATCGAAGTATTCCCGGCTGATCGGTGTGATAATTTCTGACATATCAAACCCCTTTTTTTCTACGCTTTTAGACACAATCAACCAGAGGGCTCTGAAAGCAGGCTATTCGCTTCTGATATCTATTTCTAATAACTCTGCCTCGTCGGAACTGAAGCTTTTAAGAAAGCATCTCGACAACAGTGTGGACGGTCTTCTCATCAACACTGTAGGAGGCAATAACGAAGTCATCAGCCAGATCAGCCAGTCCCTGCCTGTTGTTCTGCTGGATCGAGATATAGAAGGCCTGGGGCTTCCTGTTGTCACTTCCAATAACCGGCAGCTGATGGAAGATATTCTTCTGCACCTTAAGGAAGAACAGTTTGACCAGGTTGTATTGCTGACCGAAGCTCTGGATACCAGCTCTATCCGGAAACTCCGCGCTGATGCTTTTCAGGAAATATGTGCCCGTCTTGACTTTGAAGGGAAGGTTTTTGAGATAGAGCCGAAGAATAGAAAGCAGATCGAAAAGCTGACCGCTGCCCTTGTCTCTAAGGACAGGATCACTGCCTTTATTGCAGCCAATACCCTTGTCCTGCAGGCGCTTCTGGAGCAGATTTCAAAAAAAGGCTGGCAAATTGGAAGCGATCTCGGCATCGTGAGCTTTGACGATTTTCCCTGGAGCTCCTTCATAGGAATCTCCTCCGTCCAGCAGGATTCTGTCAAAATCGGAAGTGAGGCCTTCAAAATCCTGCTAAATGCCATCAACACAGACAACGCCTCTGGAAAAAAGGGCAGTGAATGCGAAAAAATTGTTCCGGGCCGTTTTCACATCAGGCAGTCCAGCATTAACAAAAAAAGGCTGGAGCCGTGA
- a CDS encoding pyridoxal phosphate-dependent aminotransferase encodes MKKLSGLTKLPQSGIRRMFDLAKDKQGVVSFCLGEPDFATPDYIVEAGKNSLLAGNTHYTDNAGLLETRKVIAAYLQEFDGITYDPVSEICMCTGAMEGLYLTMVTLFNQGDEVIVADPCYPNYLGQIAMTGAVPVPVPVYEEDGFVFRRKELEKAVTPKTKAILLNSPTNPTGGVTKGEDLQAVADIAVKYDLYVILDAVYKQLIYDDDSYENIASLEGMRERTLYIDSFSKSHAMTGWRIGYICGPKEVISQMPKLQENVVSCISAFIQDAAAEALRDKKRSDECVKAMRDEYRRRRDVFVDGLNSIDKISVVKPKGAFYLFVNIKETGLTSEEFCIRLLEEQNVLTSPGSAFGAMGEGYIRISYATSMDTIKEGLKRIRAFVAAL; translated from the coding sequence ATGAAGAAATTATCAGGACTGACAAAACTGCCCCAGTCGGGAATCAGAAGGATGTTTGATTTGGCAAAGGACAAACAGGGAGTGGTGAGCTTCTGTCTGGGAGAACCGGATTTTGCAACGCCGGACTATATTGTAGAGGCTGGAAAGAATTCACTGTTGGCAGGAAATACACACTACACAGATAATGCGGGGCTGCTGGAAACGAGAAAGGTGATTGCAGCTTATCTTCAGGAATTTGATGGGATAACCTATGATCCGGTTTCTGAGATCTGTATGTGCACGGGAGCTATGGAGGGACTCTACCTGACGATGGTTACCCTGTTTAACCAGGGTGATGAGGTGATCGTGGCAGATCCCTGTTATCCCAACTACCTGGGGCAGATTGCCATGACGGGTGCCGTTCCGGTGCCGGTTCCGGTCTACGAGGAGGACGGCTTTGTGTTCCGCAGAAAGGAACTGGAGAAGGCGGTGACGCCGAAGACAAAGGCGATTCTGCTGAACTCTCCCACCAACCCTACAGGCGGGGTGACCAAGGGAGAGGATCTTCAGGCAGTCGCAGATATAGCGGTTAAATATGATCTGTATGTAATTCTGGATGCCGTTTACAAGCAGCTCATCTATGATGACGATTCTTATGAAAATATTGCTTCTCTGGAGGGCATGAGGGAGAGAACGCTCTACATCGATTCATTTTCTAAATCCCATGCCATGACCGGCTGGAGGATCGGCTATATATGCGGCCCAAAAGAAGTCATTTCCCAGATGCCCAAGCTCCAGGAAAATGTGGTTTCCTGTATTTCTGCCTTCATACAGGACGCGGCGGCGGAAGCACTGAGGGATAAGAAAAGAAGCGATGAATGCGTAAAGGCCATGCGTGATGAATACAGAAGACGCCGGGATGTGTTTGTAGACGGACTGAACAGTATTGACAAAATTTCTGTGGTAAAGCCAAAGGGTGCATTCTACCTGTTTGTCAATATTAAGGAGACGGGGCTTACATCAGAGGAATTCTGCATCAGACTTTTGGAGGAACAGAATGTTCTCACCTCACCGGGTTCTGCCTTTGGGGCCATGGGAGAGGGATACATCCGTATCTCCTATGCGACCAGCATGGATACTATCAAAGAGGGGTTAAAGAGGATTCGCGCATTTGTTGCAGCCTTATAG
- a CDS encoding APC family permease: MEKTSGKSGLKKVLSFPMVVLIIINMVIGSGVFFKAQGVFTITKGTPGIGLAAWVAAGIISLLGGLTVAELAGAIPKTGGMVSWIEEIFGKQLGYLVGWVEAIVFWPANIGALGAVFAVQLVNLMGLPESHLGIVSAAAILFLVVMNCLGAKVGGWIGTIFTVAKMIPLIFIIILAFTYEGANPQNVVPLLPSEGNAVSIFGAAVLSCMYSYDGWMHVGNVAGEMKNPAKDLPKAIVFGLSAVVVIYAVINTAYVFIIPAPELALTATPAADVAGVILGNSIGTKLITIGILISVFGTLNSNIMMAIRIPYTMGLQNKLPGSSYLKKLHPTFRTPVYSGILIAVISVVMALSGSYNTLTDMCMFTIWIFYSLTFLGVIKYRKDRPDIVRTYRVPGYPVIPVLAFAGGAFVVLMTLVTQTMLAVVGLGLTLLGLIVYHFRKDKIEDISVVE; this comes from the coding sequence ATGGAAAAAACAAGTGGAAAAAGCGGTCTGAAGAAGGTACTGAGCTTTCCCATGGTCGTTCTGATTATTATCAATATGGTAATTGGATCCGGCGTATTTTTTAAGGCACAGGGAGTTTTCACCATCACAAAAGGAACTCCTGGAATCGGACTGGCAGCCTGGGTGGCTGCCGGTATTATCAGCCTTCTGGGCGGGCTTACGGTGGCAGAGCTGGCGGGGGCCATTCCAAAAACGGGGGGAATGGTCTCGTGGATCGAAGAGATTTTTGGTAAGCAGCTGGGATACCTGGTTGGATGGGTGGAGGCCATCGTCTTCTGGCCGGCGAATATCGGAGCTCTGGGAGCTGTGTTTGCAGTGCAGCTAGTCAACTTAATGGGGCTTCCGGAAAGTCATCTGGGAATCGTGTCGGCTGCAGCAATCCTGTTTCTGGTGGTCATGAACTGTCTGGGAGCCAAGGTCGGCGGCTGGATTGGGACGATATTTACTGTGGCAAAAATGATACCGCTGATTTTCATAATAATTCTGGCATTCACTTATGAAGGGGCAAATCCTCAGAATGTAGTGCCGCTTCTGCCCTCAGAGGGAAATGCGGTATCCATTTTCGGAGCAGCTGTTCTGTCCTGTATGTACTCCTATGATGGATGGATGCATGTGGGAAATGTGGCCGGAGAGATGAAAAATCCTGCAAAGGATCTTCCGAAGGCCATCGTGTTTGGGCTGTCTGCCGTCGTTGTGATCTATGCGGTGATCAACACCGCATATGTATTTATCATCCCGGCGCCTGAGCTGGCTCTGACAGCGACACCGGCAGCAGATGTAGCCGGTGTGATTCTCGGAAATTCCATCGGAACAAAGTTGATTACCATCGGCATCCTGATCTCTGTGTTTGGAACCCTGAACAGCAACATTATGATGGCTATCAGGATCCCTTATACCATGGGACTTCAGAATAAGCTGCCGGGCAGCAGTTATCTGAAGAAGCTCCATCCCACCTTCAGAACACCTGTTTACAGCGGCATCTTAATTGCGGTGATCAGCGTGGTTATGGCTCTGTCTGGTTCCTATAATACACTGACCGATATGTGCATGTTTACGATCTGGATTTTCTACTCTCTGACCTTTTTGGGAGTGATCAAGTACAGAAAGGATCGGCCCGACATTGTGAGAACGTACAGGGTGCCCGGTTATCCGGTCATCCCGGTGCTGGCTTTTGCAGGAGGCGCATTCGTGGTGCTGATGACGCTGGTAACCCAGACCATGCTGGCTGTCGTCGGCCTTGGACTGACACTGCTGGGTCTGATTGTATATCATTTCAGAAAAGACAAGATTGAAGACATCTCAGTTGTAGAATAG
- a CDS encoding DUF1385 domain-containing protein gives MKYSGIGGQAVIEGIMMMNRNDYAVAVRKPDQEIEVKKDRYVSITQKVKLFSIPFVRGVFRFADSMIVGMKTLTYSASFFEDDEESEPGRIEKFLDRVLGEKLESALMAFVMVLSFVLAIGIFMLLPLFLAGLFSRFITSENVMAILEGIIRIGIFIAYIKLVSRMEDIRRTFMYHGAEHKCINCVEHGLPLTVENVRKSSKEHKRCGTSFILIVMVISILFFMVIRVDAIWLRFLSRIILVPVIAGVSYEILQLAGRSNSKIMDLVSRPGMWMQGLTTKEPDDSMIQVAIAATEAVFDWKAYLRENFPDTDLSAFETAEEDQDLVLQTETVSFGDPKEGEAGNGLLRRDA, from the coding sequence ATGAAATATTCAGGAATCGGAGGCCAGGCCGTGATCGAGGGAATCATGATGATGAACCGCAATGATTACGCGGTGGCGGTCAGGAAGCCCGATCAGGAGATAGAGGTAAAGAAAGACCGTTACGTCAGCATTACCCAGAAGGTGAAGCTCTTTTCCATTCCGTTTGTCAGGGGAGTGTTCCGCTTTGCGGATTCTATGATTGTCGGCATGAAGACGCTGACGTATTCGGCCAGTTTTTTTGAGGACGATGAGGAATCAGAACCTGGAAGGATCGAAAAATTTCTCGACCGGGTGCTGGGAGAGAAGTTAGAGAGTGCGCTTATGGCTTTTGTCATGGTGCTGTCCTTTGTCCTTGCAATTGGAATTTTCATGCTTCTCCCCCTGTTTCTCGCGGGACTGTTTTCCCGCTTTATCACATCGGAGAATGTGATGGCAATTCTGGAGGGCATAATCAGGATCGGTATCTTTATCGCCTATATCAAGCTTGTATCGCGCATGGAGGACATCAGGCGCACCTTTATGTACCACGGCGCCGAGCACAAATGTATCAACTGTGTGGAGCACGGTCTTCCGCTGACGGTGGAAAATGTGCGAAAAAGCTCCAAAGAGCATAAGCGGTGCGGAACCAGCTTTATTCTGATTGTCATGGTCATCAGCATTCTGTTTTTCATGGTCATTCGGGTGGATGCGATCTGGCTGAGATTTTTGAGCAGAATTATCCTGGTTCCGGTCATTGCAGGTGTTTCCTATGAAATCCTTCAGCTTGCAGGGCGCAGCAATTCAAAGATCATGGATCTGGTGAGCAGGCCGGGCATGTGGATGCAGGGTCTTACCACAAAGGAGCCGGACGACTCCATGATCCAGGTGGCTATCGCCGCCACGGAGGCTGTTTTCGACTGGAAGGCTTATCTGCGTGAGAACTTTCCTGACACAGATTTAAGCGCCTTTGAAACCGCTGAGGAGGATCAGGATTTGGTTCTTCAGACAGAGACTGTCTCTTTCGGTGACCCGAAGGAAGGGGAGGCTGGAAACGGGCTTCTCAGGAGGGACGCATGA